From Eleftheria terrae, the proteins below share one genomic window:
- a CDS encoding carboxymuconolactone decarboxylase family protein, with amino-acid sequence MNHYQSPDDLRLSGELARLAPVEAKAFLAFDHAAKRAGGQLEPKVRELISVAVALTTQCGYCLDVHTRAAKRLGCSREELAEVALVAAAVRAGATLGHGLLALRLFDEAPG; translated from the coding sequence ATGAACCACTACCAATCCCCCGATGACCTCCGACTGTCCGGCGAGCTGGCCCGCCTGGCGCCGGTAGAAGCGAAGGCCTTCCTCGCGTTCGACCATGCCGCCAAGCGCGCCGGAGGGCAGCTGGAGCCGAAGGTGCGCGAACTGATCTCGGTCGCAGTGGCGCTCACCACCCAGTGCGGCTACTGCCTCGACGTGCACACCCGGGCGGCGAAGCGGCTCGGATGCAGCCGGGAGGAGCTGGCCGAGGTGGCCCTGGTCGCCGCGGCGGTGCGAGCGGGCGCCACGCTTGGGCACGGGCTGCTGGCCTTGCGGCTGTTCGACGAGGCGCCGGGGTGA
- a CDS encoding AraC family transcriptional regulator, with protein MVDRLAALLSHFSVKARTFQAGALCGIHALGAEEPYGQLHLIREGQVQVRHGRGAALHIEQPTLLLYPRPIAHRFITDRQQGADFVCAHVEFEGGAANPIVAALPAFICLPLDRLPSCEPVLRLLFSEAGSAHCGRQAVLDRLFEVVLIQVLRELMEQRQLQPGMLAGLAHERLRRAVVAMHEAPQRDWSLEALAEQAGMSRTAFATTFRDVIGLTPGSYLQRWRIGLAQKRLRQGQALKLIAAEVGYGSEAALSRAFRAQTGASPRDWRKAAGGAA; from the coding sequence ATGGTGGATCGACTGGCAGCCTTGCTGAGCCACTTCTCGGTCAAGGCACGCACCTTCCAGGCCGGTGCGTTGTGCGGCATCCATGCGCTTGGCGCCGAGGAGCCGTACGGCCAGCTGCACCTGATCCGCGAGGGACAGGTGCAGGTGCGCCACGGCCGGGGGGCGGCCTTGCACATCGAACAGCCCACCCTCTTGCTATACCCGCGCCCGATAGCCCACCGCTTCATCACCGACCGGCAGCAGGGCGCCGACTTCGTCTGCGCGCATGTGGAGTTCGAAGGCGGGGCCGCCAATCCCATCGTCGCGGCCTTGCCTGCATTCATCTGCCTGCCCCTCGACCGCTTGCCCAGCTGCGAGCCGGTGCTGCGCCTGCTCTTCAGCGAGGCCGGGTCGGCCCACTGCGGCCGCCAGGCGGTGCTGGATCGCTTGTTCGAGGTGGTGCTGATCCAGGTCCTGCGCGAGCTGATGGAGCAGCGCCAGCTCCAGCCTGGCATGCTGGCCGGCCTGGCCCACGAGCGCTTGCGGCGGGCGGTGGTGGCGATGCACGAAGCGCCGCAGCGCGACTGGTCGCTGGAGGCCTTGGCAGAGCAGGCCGGCATGTCGCGCACCGCCTTTGCGACCACCTTCCGCGACGTCATCGGCCTGACGCCCGGCAGCTACCTGCAGCGTTGGCGCATCGGGTTGGCGCAGAAGCGGCTGCGGCAGGGCCAGGCCTTGAAGCTGATCGCGGCAGAGGTGGGATACGGCAGCGAGGCGGCCTTGTCACGGGCGTTCCGTGCGCAGACCGGTGCCTCCCCGAGGGACTGGCGCAAGGCGGCGGGCGGCGCGGCTTGA
- a CDS encoding amidohydrolase yields the protein MQIIDSLTRHAGEYTRFRRDLHAHPELGFEEHRTADRVAHCLQAWGYEVHRGVGGTGVVGLLRKGSSPRSVALRADMDALPIHELNRFPHSSTIDGKMHACGHDGHTTTLLAAARVLAEEAAFGGSVVLVFQPAEEIIGGARAMIEDGLFDRFPIDAIFGFHNFVNLPVGDFAYRFGSGSAMCNFKLTLEGRSAHAAMPHLGLDPIPAACQLVQSLQTLISRNKRPIDPAVLSVTMMHAGEATNVVPSNCVLQGTVRGPEPVLQLLKQGMEEMVRHTAAAFGLAGHTEWSGYCPSVDNHPKETEFVRQLMLDVVGAAHVHEREATMGGEDFGYYLKCRPGAYFWVGSGPQAGDTDHRLPGHGPGPCTLHSASYDFNDALIPVGATFWVRLVERWLPAG from the coding sequence ATGCAAATCATCGACAGCCTGACACGCCATGCCGGCGAGTACACCCGCTTCAGACGCGACCTCCACGCGCATCCGGAACTGGGATTCGAGGAGCACCGCACGGCCGACCGGGTGGCGCACTGCCTGCAAGCCTGGGGCTACGAAGTGCACCGCGGCGTGGGCGGCACTGGTGTCGTCGGCCTGCTGCGCAAGGGCAGCTCCCCACGCAGCGTGGCCTTGCGTGCCGACATGGACGCACTGCCGATCCATGAGCTGAACCGGTTTCCTCACAGCAGCACCATCGACGGCAAGATGCACGCTTGCGGCCATGATGGCCACACCACCACCCTGCTCGCCGCGGCACGCGTCCTGGCGGAAGAGGCGGCGTTCGGTGGCAGCGTGGTGCTGGTGTTCCAGCCGGCCGAGGAGATCATCGGCGGCGCCCGGGCGATGATCGAGGACGGCTTGTTCGACAGGTTTCCGATCGACGCGATCTTCGGCTTCCACAACTTCGTCAATCTGCCGGTGGGCGACTTCGCCTATCGCTTCGGCAGCGGCTCGGCGATGTGCAACTTCAAGCTGACGCTGGAAGGCAGGAGCGCGCATGCCGCGATGCCGCACCTCGGCCTGGACCCGATCCCCGCCGCATGCCAGCTGGTGCAGTCCTTGCAAACGCTCATCAGCCGCAACAAGCGCCCGATCGACCCTGCGGTGCTCTCGGTGACGATGATGCATGCCGGAGAGGCCACCAATGTCGTGCCGTCGAATTGCGTGCTGCAAGGCACGGTGCGCGGCCCGGAGCCGGTGCTGCAGCTGCTGAAGCAGGGCATGGAGGAAATGGTGCGGCACACCGCGGCGGCCTTCGGGCTGGCCGGCCACACCGAGTGGAGCGGGTATTGCCCGTCGGTGGACAACCACCCCAAGGAAACCGAGTTCGTGCGGCAGCTGATGCTGGACGTGGTGGGCGCAGCGCATGTCCACGAGCGCGAAGCGACGATGGGCGGCGAGGACTTCGGCTACTACCTCAAGTGCAGGCCCGGCGCCTATTTCTGGGTCGGCAGTGGACCGCAGGCAGGCGACACCGACCACCGCCTGCCCGGCCATGGACCCGGCCCCTGCACCCTGCACAGCGCATCGTATGACTTCAACGATGCGCTGATCCCGGTGGGCGCCACCTTCTGGGTGCGGCTGGTGGAGCGGTGGTTGCCGGCCGGATGA
- a CDS encoding type IV pili methyl-accepting chemotaxis transducer N-terminal domain-containing protein, with protein MSLSSTPFPQVAPRRRLVAAAVTLLGAGLFLRPGPAPAAETRVFDAVNKAGRQRMLSQRLAKAWLALGQGIEPQRAQRLLNEASVLFERELGELSASAPTTEIAATYAELALAWRDYKQALLSQAPQQAQAARLVTLDARVLQLADRGTVQLERHSGKAVGRLVNIAGRERMLSQRAAKFYLLQRWKTEIPQAQRELNDAKHEFVEALRELHDAPEATEPIRRELALARQQWVFFHNALAQASEGNSPEANARQVFTTSENILQVMDRVTVLYASLA; from the coding sequence ATGTCCCTCTCCTCCACCCCCTTCCCGCAGGTGGCACCCCGGCGTCGCCTTGTGGCGGCGGCGGTGACGCTGCTCGGCGCCGGGTTGTTCTTGCGGCCGGGCCCGGCGCCTGCCGCCGAGACCCGCGTCTTCGACGCAGTCAACAAGGCCGGCCGCCAGCGCATGCTGTCGCAACGGCTTGCAAAGGCGTGGCTGGCGCTCGGGCAGGGCATCGAGCCGCAGCGCGCGCAGCGCCTGCTGAACGAGGCCTCGGTCTTGTTCGAGCGCGAGTTGGGCGAATTGTCGGCCTCCGCGCCCACCACCGAGATCGCCGCCACCTATGCCGAGCTCGCGCTGGCCTGGCGCGACTACAAGCAGGCGCTGCTGTCGCAAGCCCCCCAACAGGCCCAGGCGGCGCGCCTCGTCACGCTCGACGCCCGTGTGCTGCAGTTGGCCGACCGCGGCACGGTGCAGCTCGAACGGCACTCGGGCAAGGCGGTGGGCCGCCTGGTCAACATCGCCGGACGCGAGCGCATGCTGTCGCAGCGCGCCGCGAAGTTCTACTTGCTGCAGCGCTGGAAGACCGAGATTCCGCAGGCACAGCGGGAACTCAACGACGCCAAACACGAGTTCGTCGAAGCGCTCCGCGAACTGCACGATGCGCCCGAGGCCACCGAGCCGATACGGCGGGAACTGGCCCTGGCACGCCAGCAATGGGTGTTCTTCCACAACGCGCTGGCACAGGCCAGCGAGGGCAACAGCCCCGAGGCGAACGCCCGGCAGGTGTTCACGACCAGCGAGAACATCCTGCAGGTGATGGACCGGGTGACTGTTCTGTACGCCAGCCTGGCCTGA
- a CDS encoding RNA polymerase sigma factor, with translation MIRADSHLIEAARSGDAAALSRLLQVCQPDLKRFARRTCATSEDAEDAVQLALWHLYRKVGALRTVAAFGTWLFRIVERECYRLFGGRLPVDEVARVDPDAAPAPGLPLDLRADLTRAIAELPATYRDVLILRDVEELTAPEVAAHLNVSVEAVKSRLHRARGMVRERLLSSGYWLKDGGGPQAGRKGTTDVL, from the coding sequence ATGATCCGGGCTGACAGTCATCTCATCGAGGCCGCGCGCTCGGGCGATGCCGCGGCGCTGTCCCGGCTGCTCCAGGTGTGCCAGCCCGACTTGAAGCGGTTTGCGCGCCGCACCTGCGCCACCAGCGAAGACGCCGAGGACGCGGTACAGCTGGCGCTCTGGCACCTGTACCGCAAGGTCGGGGCGCTGCGCACCGTGGCCGCGTTCGGCACCTGGCTGTTCCGCATCGTCGAGCGCGAGTGCTACCGGCTGTTCGGCGGGCGCCTGCCGGTGGACGAAGTGGCGCGGGTCGATCCAGATGCGGCGCCGGCCCCCGGCCTGCCGCTCGACCTGCGGGCCGACTTGACGCGGGCGATCGCCGAGTTGCCGGCCACTTACCGCGACGTGCTGATCCTGCGCGATGTCGAGGAGCTGACGGCGCCCGAAGTGGCGGCCCACCTGAACGTCAGCGTGGAGGCGGTGAAAAGCCGGCTGCACCGCGCCCGCGGCATGGTGCGTGAGCGGCTGCTGAGCAGCGGCTACTGGCTCAAGGACGGTGGCGGGCCGCAGGCCGGCCGCAAGGGAACGACCGATGTTCTGTAG